CCTTGCGCGAGGTCGTTTGGCTCGGCGCCGATTTGCTTTGTCCCGCGGAGCCCAAGCGATGAAACTGACCGATATTCACATCGACGGCTTCGGAGTTTGGAGCGGGCTGACGCTGGCTGATCTTTCCCCCGAATGCACCGTGTTCTACGGGCCGAATGAGGCTGGAAAAACCACGCTGCTGCAATTTGTCCGCGCGGTTTTATATGGTTTTTCGCCGCGCCGAACCGCCCGGTATTTGCCGGCGTTAGGTGAAATTGCTGCCGGAGGCTCGCTGACGGTGCTGGACGACGAAGAGGGACGATTGGAGGTTCAGCGGCATCAAACTGCGCAGCAGCCCCTGGGCGATGTTCTTGTCGGTGCAGCCGACGGCACGGTTCAAGGCGAAGCACAATTGCAGCGTTTGTTGCAGGATGTTGACGAAACGATCTTCCAGAACGTGTTTGCCGTGAGCTTGCACGAGTTGCAAGAACTAGGCGCACTTACCGATTCGGACGCCGCCCGCTGGCTGTACGATTTATCGTTGGGCTTTGACCGCGTATCGCTCAGCGAAGTGCTGGGCGAATTGGAGAATTCGCGGCGACGACTTTGGTCGGACACAGTACAATCGCAAATTGGCCAACTGCTGTCCGAGCGCGAGCGGCTTCGCACCGAACTTGCGGAATTTTCCAAGCTTTCAACGGAGTTAAACCAGCTCATTGCGGATCGCGCAGCCACCGATCAGCAAATTGCGCAACTGGAAGCCGCCGTGGACGAACAGGAAGTGGAACATCGCACGCGCGAAACAGCCGCGGCACTAATGGGTCCCTGGCAGCGGCGGCGGGCATTGAACGCACAAATCGAAGCGCTGGGATCAATCGCACAATGGCCAGCCGATGCGCCGGCACGCATGAGCCGCTTATTGTCAGGCATTCACAAAACAAAAAGGGAACAGCGGTTCGTCCTCCGCCGGCGAAAACTATTGAGCCGCAATTTGGCACAGCTCAAGTTGAATCGACCGCTCGTGAGACAATCAGCACGGATTGAAGCGCTGGCGGAAAACGAATCGTGGATTGTTTCACTGGAGAAAGAGATTCGCCAGGCGGAAGAAGCTGCCAAGCGACTCACCGCCGAATGCCAGACGCCCGAGAAACGGCTGAACGATTTAAGCAATCCAAATGTTGAAACCAAGCCCGGCAAGCCAAATAACTTGCTGGTATCCATCGACCGCCGCGATTGGCGCACACTGCGCCGTCCGGCCGCGGAGCTTTTGCATGCGGAGCGCCAATCGACTGCCGATCAGCAAAAAGTTCAGGTCCGGCGCGCTGCGGAGCAAAATCGCCTCCGGGAAGCAGAACTAGTATTGGCAGCACAAGGTCCAAAGAATCTGGCCGCCGCCTTAGATGCCGCGGGGCAGCGCGTGTCACAACTGCGGCGACGCGTGCAATTGGACGGGCTGCTGCAACAGTTGGCTGACACCAAAGCCGATTTAGAACACTCCATCGCCGGCAGTCTTCAACGGCAAGTTCTCCCTGCTTGGATGTTGCTCTCGTTGGGCGGCGTATTTGTATTGGGTGTTGTGCTGATTCTTGGCGGTTTGCTGTTGCCGGGCACGTTCACCGGATCGCTCGGTTGGCCGATGGCTGGTCTCGGAGTGTTAGGAATGGTTTCGGCGGTTGCCGCTAAATATAGCATCGAGCGTTCAGCAGCCAGTCGTTTGGAAGCCAGCCGTCAACAATTGGCGCTGGTCGGAACACAAGTACAGCAGGCCGAAGCCGAACGCAGCGACTTGGATCGCAACCTTCCCAAAGGTGCTGGCTCACTGCAGGCACGGTTGCAAACCGCACAGCAAGAGCTGGCCAAGTTGGAAGATCTGCTTCCGCTGGAAGCGCAGCGACAGGCTGCGGATCAAGCGTTGCAAGCTGCCGATTCTCAAAATGCCGATTTCGACCGGGATTTGACTCTTGCGCGTCAAAATTGGAAAACCGCTTTGTCGGCTGTTGGCTTGCCCGAAAACTTTTCGCCACGGCAAGCACGAGCCCTCTATCACGCGGGTCAGCAACTCGACGAAGCGCAGCGGCAACTCACCGATGCACAAGCGGAATTGGAGCGCCATCGCCGAGAGCTGGGAGTATTTACAGCCCGACTGGAGCAAGTCTTTCTGGCCGCCGAGATTCCGCAGCCGGCGGGTACGGCCAGCGAACAACTCCGTGATTTGCGCCGCGCACTGGCGGAACAAGAAACTCGCCAGCAGCAGCGTCGTTCGATGATCCACCGACAAAAGAAGTTGCGGCGGCGAGGGAAAATCGCCGCGCGCCGGCTTGGTCGGTTGCGAGGACGTGCCAAGAAATTGCTCGTCGATTGCCGCGTGCCTAATTTAGCCGAATTTCGCCAGCGCAGTGCAGAATTTTCACAAATTAGCTCGCTCATCGCACAGCGCGATTCCGCGGCACAAGAAATTGCCTCGCTGTTGACAGGCGCGACCACCAACCCCGCATGCCAGCAAAATCCTCTCGGCGGCGCAATGATCGAAAAAGAGTCGTTCTTCGCTTCAC
This genomic interval from Pirellulales bacterium contains the following:
- a CDS encoding AAA family ATPase, which translates into the protein MKLTDIHIDGFGVWSGLTLADLSPECTVFYGPNEAGKTTLLQFVRAVLYGFSPRRTARYLPALGEIAAGGSLTVLDDEEGRLEVQRHQTAQQPLGDVLVGAADGTVQGEAQLQRLLQDVDETIFQNVFAVSLHELQELGALTDSDAARWLYDLSLGFDRVSLSEVLGELENSRRRLWSDTVQSQIGQLLSERERLRTELAEFSKLSTELNQLIADRAATDQQIAQLEAAVDEQEVEHRTRETAAALMGPWQRRRALNAQIEALGSIAQWPADAPARMSRLLSGIHKTKREQRFVLRRRKLLSRNLAQLKLNRPLVRQSARIEALAENESWIVSLEKEIRQAEEAAKRLTAECQTPEKRLNDLSNPNVETKPGKPNNLLVSIDRRDWRTLRRPAAELLHAERQSTADQQKVQVRRAAEQNRLREAELVLAAQGPKNLAAALDAAGQRVSQLRRRVQLDGLLQQLADTKADLEHSIAGSLQRQVLPAWMLLSLGGVFVLGVVLILGGLLLPGTFTGSLGWPMAGLGVLGMVSAVAAKYSIERSAASRLEASRQQLALVGTQVQQAEAERSDLDRNLPKGAGSLQARLQTAQQELAKLEDLLPLEAQRQAADQALQAADSQNADFDRDLTLARQNWKTALSAVGLPENFSPRQARALYHAGQQLDEAQRQLTDAQAELERHRRELGVFTARLEQVFLAAEIPQPAGTASEQLRDLRRALAEQETRQQQRRSMIHRQKKLRRRGKIAARRLGRLRGRAKKLLVDCRVPNLAEFRQRSAEFSQISSLIAQRDSAAQEIASLLTGATTNPACQQNPLGGAMIEKESFFASLVANASFEQLNSQLASSRQHLEDLRRQQQRLFEERGQRSEQIRRISCDRQPAVKRFELAQIEQHIAAALQRWKILTLTHHWLVSIKEHYERHRQPEALRDASEFMTQLTEGRYRRVWTRWGENTLLVDDDEDRTLTVEVLSQGAREQLFLSLRLAIVGLYARRGVQLPMVLDDVLVNFDTQRAGAAVRVLRDFSRRGHQLLVFTCHEHLASLFKSCKMDVRRLPSNRSSGRDEPYVDEANPPPRRHRPRRQKEEAASPPVMSITSVATAQAIGPAVSVETQSIAPAEVYPVEVVLPFLSPQLEPVAQEPSVPLRVDMPQSSVRLSPIMRRWAAEEFSGELDDRINPLWLLDGTAREEAGTASARPRYPISETEDPASPAAGRTRSARYFAEEPAFGYPDRPLGDDGLES